Proteins from one Deltaproteobacteria bacterium genomic window:
- a CDS encoding DUF4091 domain-containing protein, translating to MKSLPLFVALLAAGSASAAQVWVAPAAQKIRPSAQPPAGATAAAKIAAAKNEFEAFQVVVTGQADSVSMSLDALRDSAGHTISGRDVVLYREALLNVTAQSGGDGATGMWPDALVPDVDPIAGEKRNAFPFSVPANESRAVLVDVHAPQATPAGKYTGTLHVTGGVTQDVRVELAVWDFEVPSTSTLRTAFGMAWNGPCIGHGDGSCGGGDSDHRLRARYVQAALDNHVSIHQPYFTSTVDSSGNENWGIFDQYVSPFLDGTADTRLKGAKLTSVSVNGATTAAVVKAWSNHFKSKGWTSTTLFDYVCDEPPLTCQWSDIPGRVSQVRAGDSSMPTLVTTTTWDAQSHGVSGIDLFVPVVNYVEGKPGSAQAGNQRAKFGANTWWYQSCMSFGCSGVGGGLDGSGETGWPTYAVDSDATRNRAMEWMSFTYDMTGELYYEVTMSYFNNGDPWVSQSAFGGTGDGTLFYPGTPAKIGGQTEIPVESLRLKGIRDGMEDYELMNLAKTLGVGAQAKAIAAGVFPKTYQATASAAALDSARAELAALILHALGKGAENACGTTACSSDPVVTTLDANSNSGGCSTTGMQSLWLAVPVLALFVFRRRRTA from the coding sequence GTGAAGTCGCTCCCCCTGTTCGTCGCTTTGCTCGCCGCCGGTTCCGCATCCGCCGCCCAGGTCTGGGTCGCGCCGGCCGCGCAGAAGATCCGCCCCAGCGCGCAGCCCCCGGCCGGCGCCACCGCAGCCGCGAAGATCGCCGCCGCGAAGAACGAATTCGAAGCATTCCAGGTGGTCGTCACCGGCCAGGCCGACAGCGTCTCGATGAGCCTTGACGCCCTCCGCGACAGCGCCGGACACACCATCTCCGGGCGTGACGTGGTCCTCTACCGCGAGGCGCTGCTGAACGTGACGGCGCAGTCCGGCGGCGACGGCGCGACGGGCATGTGGCCGGACGCGCTGGTCCCGGACGTCGATCCGATCGCGGGCGAGAAGCGCAACGCGTTCCCCTTCAGCGTTCCGGCGAACGAGAGCCGCGCGGTCCTCGTCGACGTGCACGCTCCGCAGGCGACGCCGGCCGGCAAGTACACGGGCACGCTGCACGTGACCGGCGGCGTGACGCAGGACGTGCGCGTCGAGCTGGCGGTGTGGGACTTCGAGGTGCCATCCACCTCGACGTTGCGCACGGCGTTCGGCATGGCGTGGAACGGCCCCTGCATCGGTCACGGCGACGGGAGCTGCGGCGGCGGCGACTCCGATCACCGGCTGCGCGCGCGCTACGTGCAGGCGGCGCTCGACAACCACGTCTCGATCCACCAGCCGTACTTCACCTCGACGGTGGACAGCTCCGGCAACGAGAACTGGGGAATCTTCGATCAGTACGTCAGCCCGTTCCTGGACGGCACGGCCGACACCCGCCTGAAGGGCGCCAAGCTGACCTCCGTCAGCGTGAACGGCGCGACGACGGCGGCGGTGGTGAAGGCCTGGTCGAACCACTTCAAGAGCAAGGGTTGGACCTCGACGACGCTGTTCGACTACGTCTGCGACGAGCCGCCCCTCACCTGCCAGTGGTCGGACATCCCCGGCCGCGTCTCGCAGGTCCGCGCCGGCGACTCGAGCATGCCCACGCTGGTCACCACCACGACGTGGGACGCGCAGAGCCACGGCGTCAGCGGCATCGACCTGTTCGTCCCGGTGGTCAACTACGTGGAAGGCAAGCCGGGCAGCGCTCAGGCCGGCAACCAGCGCGCGAAGTTCGGAGCGAACACCTGGTGGTACCAGAGCTGTATGTCGTTCGGCTGCAGCGGCGTCGGCGGCGGCCTGGACGGCTCCGGCGAGACCGGCTGGCCCACGTACGCGGTCGACTCCGACGCCACCCGTAACCGGGCCATGGAGTGGATGTCGTTCACCTACGACATGACCGGCGAGCTCTACTACGAGGTCACCATGTCGTACTTCAACAACGGCGACCCGTGGGTGAGCCAGAGCGCGTTCGGCGGCACGGGCGACGGAACGCTCTTCTACCCGGGCACGCCCGCGAAGATCGGCGGCCAGACGGAGATCCCGGTGGAGTCGCTCCGCCTGAAGGGCATCCGCGACGGCATGGAGGACTACGAGCTGATGAACCTGGCGAAGACGCTCGGCGTCGGCGCCCAGGCGAAGGCCATCGCGGCGGGCGTGTTCCCCAAGACGTACCAGGCGACGGCGAGCGCCGCGGCTTTGGACAGCGCCCGCGCCGAGCTGGCCGCGCTGATCCTGCACGCGCTCGGAAAGGGCGCGGAGAACGCGTGCGGCACCACCGCCTGCAGCAGCGACCCGGTCGTGACGACGCTGGACGCCAACTCCAACAGTGGCGGATGCTCGACCACCGGCATGCAGTCGCTCTGGCTGGCGGTGCCCGTCCTCGCGCTGTTCGTCTTCCGGCGCCGCCGGACGGCATAG
- a CDS encoding polymerase translates to MHRLAGVQTATLQGVPEVAARRWQAEKAAQLAFFATALFAAQLYLSPASWFPVLEPLHHAAILSVVGLAALFLRRVLTNRPIWMGWRTALLAVYAGAAVLSPMWSISPAASTAGALEVVKHFLFFLAVANAIDTPRRLRIALGMYALAAIVPGWGTFNNWIHDELLVDGFRGRWLGVLGDPNHDSMALVGALPLLLFFIIGRGHKWPLRIVAAVGSAGCIAGIIATHSRGGSIGLAAVVVMFALLSRRKALAAVAVMIAAAGMMLFAPASFWQRNETTALGAEDLSIEGRLQAWQVAERAFQERPLLGVGESAFLDAWNQYAPIDSNRVFGHRYVAHNLVLEVLAQLGVIGLFGLLGFIFACLWSAWSARNGELGGEARAVLAALLGYLICQMFSGYSTSWFLYALCGFATCCQAWATRQPQETV, encoded by the coding sequence ATGCATAGGTTGGCCGGCGTGCAGACCGCAACGTTGCAGGGCGTTCCCGAGGTCGCGGCGCGCAGGTGGCAAGCGGAAAAGGCGGCCCAGCTCGCCTTCTTCGCGACCGCGCTGTTCGCCGCCCAGCTCTATCTCTCGCCGGCCAGTTGGTTTCCGGTGCTCGAGCCGCTGCATCACGCGGCGATCCTCTCGGTGGTGGGGCTCGCTGCGCTCTTCTTGCGGCGCGTGCTCACCAACCGGCCGATCTGGATGGGATGGCGGACGGCGCTTCTGGCGGTCTACGCCGGCGCGGCGGTGCTCTCGCCGATGTGGTCGATCTCGCCCGCGGCCTCGACGGCGGGCGCGCTCGAGGTGGTCAAGCACTTCCTCTTCTTCCTGGCGGTCGCGAACGCGATTGACACACCCCGCCGGCTCCGCATCGCGCTCGGGATGTACGCCCTGGCGGCAATCGTGCCGGGGTGGGGCACTTTCAACAACTGGATCCACGACGAGCTCCTGGTGGACGGGTTCCGCGGCCGCTGGCTCGGGGTGCTCGGCGATCCGAACCACGACTCGATGGCGCTGGTCGGCGCGCTTCCCCTCCTGCTCTTCTTCATCATCGGTCGCGGGCACAAGTGGCCGCTGCGCATCGTGGCGGCGGTGGGCTCCGCGGGGTGCATCGCCGGGATCATCGCCACCCACTCGCGCGGCGGTTCGATCGGGCTCGCCGCCGTCGTGGTGATGTTCGCGCTGCTCTCGCGCCGCAAAGCGCTGGCGGCGGTCGCGGTGATGATCGCGGCGGCGGGAATGATGCTGTTCGCGCCGGCGAGCTTCTGGCAACGGAACGAGACCACCGCGCTGGGCGCGGAGGACCTCTCCATCGAGGGACGGCTGCAGGCATGGCAGGTGGCGGAACGCGCCTTCCAGGAGCGGCCGCTGCTGGGTGTGGGCGAGAGCGCCTTCCTCGACGCGTGGAACCAGTACGCGCCCATCGACTCGAATCGGGTGTTCGGGCACCGGTACGTGGCCCACAACCTCGTGCTCGAGGTCCTCGCCCAGCTCGGTGTGATTGGCCTCTTCGGCCTGCTGGGCTTCATCTTCGCTTGTCTCTGGTCGGCGTGGAGCGCGCGAAACGGCGAGCTGGGGGGCGAGGCGCGCGCGGTGCTCGCCGCCTTGCTCGGCTATCTCATCTGCCAGATGTTCTCCGGCTACTCGACGAGCTGGTTCCTGTACGCGCTCTGCGGCTTCGCGACGTGCTGCCAGGCGTGGGCGACGCGGCAGCCGCAGGAGACGGTGTGA
- a CDS encoding glycosyltransferase has product MAGGGTRLPGAAAAGCGRERLPRRVEPVRAHRLESGVRAPVRGPQPRARGPRPARCDWPLRPAGLHLRLSLVGVERAKRRAGGRGARGARRLARLSHLPDVLRLLDELVPVRALRLRDVLPGVGDAAAAGDGVNEPVGILRLVDPFRAADAWVRVAPRGYRVAVEQISWPPRAADVTRIAAVAAREGARIVHAHGHWANLLAVPAARAVRARVVCTRGAGATLAESLAIRAADAVMCHSREERDRCVRREAIAADRVCVVHPGVDVSRFAARAPEATPLLVAVGALFARNGHLDLLEAVARVRVLVPHLRVICAGEGPMRPALQQRVAFFGLGEAVQLAGHVTDIPSLLARAHVAWTPGIRSTIEAMAAGIPTVSPWLELIGADIATPRGDGTAIADRLFAFLKDRKIGPSLRKRAEKEFSLDAVRARLGALYDALLGAQRAAA; this is encoded by the coding sequence ATGGCAGGTGGCGGAACGCGCCTTCCAGGAGCGGCCGCTGCTGGGTGTGGGCGAGAGCGCCTTCCTCGACGCGTGGAACCAGTACGCGCCCATCGACTCGAATCGGGTGTTCGGGCACCGGTACGTGGCCCACAACCTCGTGCTCGAGGTCCTCGCCCAGCTCGGTGTGATTGGCCTCTTCGGCCTGCTGGGCTTCATCTTCGCTTGTCTCTGGTCGGCGTGGAGCGCGCGAAACGGCGAGCTGGGGGGCGAGGCGCGCGCGGTGCTCGCCGCCTTGCTCGGCTATCTCATCTGCCAGATGTTCTCCGGCTACTCGACGAGCTGGTTCCTGTACGCGCTCTGCGGCTTCGCGACGTGCTGCCAGGCGTGGGCGACGCGGCAGCCGCAGGAGACGGTGTGAACGAACCGGTCGGGATCCTCCGGCTGGTCGATCCGTTCCGGGCGGCCGACGCTTGGGTCCGGGTGGCGCCGCGCGGATACAGGGTCGCGGTCGAGCAGATTTCCTGGCCTCCTCGGGCGGCCGACGTGACGCGGATCGCGGCGGTGGCGGCCCGCGAAGGCGCGCGCATCGTCCATGCGCACGGGCATTGGGCGAACCTGCTCGCGGTTCCGGCGGCGCGCGCCGTCCGGGCGCGGGTCGTCTGCACGCGCGGCGCAGGCGCGACGCTGGCAGAGTCGCTCGCGATCCGGGCGGCGGACGCGGTGATGTGCCATTCGCGCGAAGAGCGCGACCGCTGCGTGCGCCGCGAAGCGATCGCGGCGGACAGGGTCTGCGTGGTGCATCCCGGCGTGGACGTGTCGCGGTTTGCGGCGCGGGCACCTGAGGCGACGCCGCTCCTCGTCGCCGTGGGCGCGCTCTTCGCCCGCAACGGCCACCTCGATCTCCTGGAGGCCGTCGCGCGCGTGCGCGTGCTGGTGCCGCATCTGCGGGTGATCTGCGCGGGCGAGGGGCCGATGCGTCCCGCCCTGCAGCAGCGCGTCGCTTTCTTCGGCCTGGGCGAGGCGGTGCAGCTCGCCGGACACGTCACCGACATCCCATCCCTGCTGGCCCGGGCGCACGTCGCCTGGACTCCCGGCATCCGGTCGACGATCGAAGCGATGGCCGCGGGTATCCCCACCGTGTCGCCCTGGCTTGAATTGATTGGGGCAGACATCGCCACGCCGCGCGGCGACGGGACCGCGATCGCCGACCGGCTGTTCGCCTTCCTGAAGGACCGGAAGATCGGACCGTCGCTGCGGAAGCGGGCGGAGAAGGAGTTCTCGCTGGACGCCGTCCGTGCGCGTCTGGGCGCGCTCTACGACGCGTTGCTTGGTGCCCAGCGCGCCGCGGCGTGA